One uncultured Desulfovibrio sp. genomic window, GTATGGTTTCCATACGCAAATCATGACTGAAACCCCGTGCGCCCAAGAGCCATCCAGCATGGGCAACCATTGCGGCATTATCGGTACATAACAGGGGGCCGGGGATATAAGCCTGGCCTCCCCTGCCTTGCATGAGCTGTTCAATCCGTTCACGCAAGAGTGAGTTGCAGGCTACCCCGCCCGCCATCAGCAGTGTTGTAACACCGGGGTTGCGGTCAAGCGCCCGAGCCATCTTGGCGCACAAGGTATCCACAACAGCCAGATTGAATGAAGCGCAATAATCTTTAAGCGCTTGCGGCGCATGGGCAATATCTGTCAGCGGACGAGGCCATTCCTGCCCCGCCAACTGATGCGCGGCAAGGCCCGTTGCGGCGGTCTTGAGGCCGCTGAAGCTGAAATCCAGATTGTCATTATCAAGATAAGGCCGGGGAAACATGGTTGGCGTGGCATGCCCTGCCCTGGCCAGAGCATCCATAAGCTTGCCGCCAGGATAAGCCAGACCCAGGAATTTGCCAACCTTGTCAAAAGCTTCACCAGCCGCGTCATCAAGAGTGCGCCCAAGGAGGCGGCAATCCCAAGGCGATTCAAGCCGGTAGATGTGCGTGTGCCCGCCCGACACCAGCAAACCAAGGGCTGGAAAATGCAATTTCTGCTCCAGCCCTACTGCCAGAAGGTGCGCATGCAAGTGGTTGACCCCAAGAAAGGGTTTGCCAAGGCCAAGGGCCAGCCCTTTGGCAAAGGCAACGCCCACCAGCAGGCTGCCAAGCAGGCCTGGGCCACGCGCCGCTGCCACAAGATCAATATCAGAATTGGCCTTGCCGCTGCGCCGCATCAGTTCGTCAAACAGCGCGCCCACAAAGCGGTAATGCTCGCGCGAGGCAAGTTCCGGCACCACTCCGCCAAACAGGGCATGCACATCGGCCTGGCTTGCAAGCACGGCATCCACAAGCCGCCCGTCTTCAACCAGCGCCAATGCGGTTTCGTCGCAAGAACTTTCAATTCCCAAACACAACATGCGGTTCGCCATTTACGGTCAAAGGCCGGTACAATAAGGCAGCCACCGCAACCCCGCGGGGGCTGCCGCAAAAGCTATCTGCCCGCGTGACGGGCGTAGATTTTTTCCACTGCCTCAACATCCAGCTTCGAGCCTATATACAGAGGCGTGCGCGCATGGAGCTTGTCCGGCACCCTTTCAAGAATGCGCCCATGCCCGTCGCTCGCCTTGCCGCCAGCCTGTTCTGCGAGAAAAGCCAATGGGTTGGCCTCGCACATCAGGCGCAGTTTGCCATTGGGCTTGTTGGCATCGGGCGGATACATGTAGATACCGCCGTTGATGAGCGTACGGTGAAAGTCGGCCACCAGCGCGCCCACGTAGCGCGAAGAATAGGGTTTGCCGTCCGAAGTTTCGCAACCGTGGAACCAGTTGACGGCATCGCGGGCTGGCGCATCCCATTTTTTCCAGTTGCCTTCGTTGACCGAGTAAATGTGCCCCTGCTCTGGAATGCGCATGTCAGGGTGAGACAGCAAAAATTCGCCCACACCGGGATCAAGGGTAAAGCCGTGCACGCCCTGCCCTGTGCTGAGAACCAGCATGGTAGAAGGGCCATACAGAATATACCCAGCCGCTACCTGCTTGATGCCGGGTTGCAGCACTTCATCCAGCGTTACCTCGCCGGTATGGCCTTCGGGCCTGCGCAAAATAGAGAATATGGTGCCGACATTGATGTTCACGTCAATATTTGTCGACCCGTCAAGAGGATCAAAAATAAGAATATAGTCCCCGCGCGGAAAATCCTTGCTTACGCGTACAAGTTCAGCT contains:
- the tsaD gene encoding tRNA (adenosine(37)-N6)-threonylcarbamoyltransferase complex transferase subunit TsaD gives rise to the protein MLCLGIESSCDETALALVEDGRLVDAVLASQADVHALFGGVVPELASREHYRFVGALFDELMRRSGKANSDIDLVAAARGPGLLGSLLVGVAFAKGLALGLGKPFLGVNHLHAHLLAVGLEQKLHFPALGLLVSGGHTHIYRLESPWDCRLLGRTLDDAAGEAFDKVGKFLGLAYPGGKLMDALARAGHATPTMFPRPYLDNDNLDFSFSGLKTAATGLAAHQLAGQEWPRPLTDIAHAPQALKDYCASFNLAVVDTLCAKMARALDRNPGVTTLLMAGGVACNSLLRERIEQLMQGRGGQAYIPGPLLCTDNAAMVAHAGWLLGARGFSHDLRMETIPRGKIIPDDMLCSLC
- the fbp gene encoding class 1 fructose-bisphosphatase; amino-acid sequence: MADITVTEHLLLHQKRSPQATGQFTGLLYDLILSGKSISRRIAKAGLLDILGGTGEVNVQGEDVQKMDSIANRILLYRMERCGALCAMGSEEEAELVRVSKDFPRGDYILIFDPLDGSTNIDVNINVGTIFSILRRPEGHTGEVTLDEVLQPGIKQVAAGYILYGPSTMLVLSTGQGVHGFTLDPGVGEFLLSHPDMRIPEQGHIYSVNEGNWKKWDAPARDAVNWFHGCETSDGKPYSSRYVGALVADFHRTLINGGIYMYPPDANKPNGKLRLMCEANPLAFLAEQAGGKASDGHGRILERVPDKLHARTPLYIGSKLDVEAVEKIYARHAGR